A genome region from Glycine max cultivar Williams 82 chromosome 5, Glycine_max_v4.0, whole genome shotgun sequence includes the following:
- the LOC100800808 gene encoding cellulose synthase A catalytic subunit 4 [UDP-forming], which yields MESSSDMPELRSVYSFVFAPLQRVYEEFKVKINALVEKAQKKPDEGWVMQDGTPWSGNNTRDHPGMIQVYLGSGGALDVEGKELPRLVYISREKRPGYNHHKKAGAMNALVRVSAVLSNAHFMLNLDSGHYINNSKAIREAMCFLMDPQLGNKLCYVQFPQRFDGIDRHDRYANRNFVFFDINLKALDGIQGPVYVGTGCVFNRQALYGYDPPVSEKRPKMTCDCCPSWSCCCCGGSRKSKSKKKSGGGGGGLFSRLYSKKKKMMGKNYVRRGSESMFDFEEIEEGLEGYDGIEKSSLMSQKQFEKRFGQSPVFIASTLMENGGLPEGTNSQSLIKEAIHVISCGYEEKTEWGKEIGWIYGSVTEDILTGFKMHCRGWKSAYYMPKRPAFKGFAPINLSDRLHQVLRWALGSVEICLSHHCPLWYGYGGKLKWLERLAYTNTIVYPLTSITLLVYCTISAVCLLTGKFIIPTLTNLASVWFMALFISIIVTSVLELRWSGVSIEDLWRNEQFWVIGGVSAHLFVVFQGLLKVLGGVDANFTVTARATYDTEFEELYLFKWTTLLIPPTTLIILNMVGVVAGVSDAINNGYGSWGPLFGKLFFAFWVIVHLYPFLKGLMGRQNRTPTIVVLWSILLASIFSLIWVRIDPFLPKQTGPVLKHCEVECQGIGVALVCAMFFFPFIKDSYHFLFPFWCS from the exons ATGGAGAGTTCATCAGACATGCCTGAACTCAGAAGTGT ctattcttttgtttttgctcCACTGCAAAGAGtatatgaagaatttaaagTGAAAATTAATGCCTTAGTGGAAAAAGCACAGAAGAAACCAGACGAGGGTTGGGTAATGCAGGATGGCACCCCTTGGTCTGGGAACAACACTCGTGATCATCCAGGAATGATTCAG GTATATTTAGGAAGTGGTGGTGCATTGGACGTAGAAGGCAAGGAACTGCCACGACTTGTGTATATTTCACGTGAAAAGCGTCCTGGCTATAACCACCACAAGAAAGCTGGTGCTATGAATGCTTTG GTTCGAGTTTCTGCTGTGCTTTCAAATGCACATTTCATGTTAAATCTGGACAGTGGCCATTACATCAACAACAGCAAGGCTATCCGAGAGGCCATGTGCTTTCTGATGGACCCCCAACTAGGGAATAAGCTCTGTTATGTCCAATTTCCGCAAAGATTCGATGGTATTGATCGGCATGATAGATATGCTAATCGGAACTTTGTGTTCTTTGAT ATCAATCTGAAAGCCCTTGATGGGATTCAAGGTCCGGTTTATGTCGGTACTGGATGTGTGTTTAATAGGCAGGCATTATATGGATATGATCCACCAGTATCTGAGAAAAGGCCAAAGATGACTTGTGACTGCTGCCCTTCATGGAGTTGCTGTTGTTGTGGTGGATCAAGGAAATCCAAGTCAAAGAAGAAatcaggaggaggaggagggggtCTATTTAGTAGATTATAcagcaagaagaagaaaatgatggggAAGAATTATGTTAGGAGAGGGTCTGAGTCCATGTTTGATTTTGAAGAGATTGAAGAAGGGCTTGAAGGCTATGATGGGATAGAGAAATCATCCCTCATGTCCCAGAAACAATTTGAGAAACGATTCGGACAGTCACCAGTTTTCATTGCTTCCACTCTGATGGAAAATGGTGGACTTCCTGAAGGCACCAATAGCCAATCACTTATCAAGGAAGCTATTCATGTTATAAGCTGTGGCTATGAAGAAAAGACTGAATGGGGCAAAGAG ATTGGATGGATTTATGGCTCAGTCACAGAAGATATTTTAACAGGGTTCAAAATGCATTGTAGAGGATGGAAATCAGCATACTACATGCCAAAGAGACCAGCTTTCAAGGGATTTGCCCCAATAAATCTATCAGATAGGTTACACCAAGTTCTGAGATGGGCTCTTGGTTCTGTTGAAATTTGCCTTAGTCACCATTGTCCATTGTGGTATGGCTATGGAGGAAAGCTGAAATGGCTAGAGAGGTTGGCTTATACTAATACCATTGTTTATCCACTCACTTCCATCACTCTACTTGTATACTGCACAATTTCGGCAGTGTGCCTTCTTACTGGAAAGTTCATCATCCCTAC GTTGACCAACCTTGCTAGTGTATGGTTCATGGCTCTATTCATCTCCATCATTGTAACTAGTGTCCTAGAGCTTAGGTGGAGTGGGGTTAGCATTGAAGACTTGTGGCGCAATGAACAATTTTGGGTCATTGGAGGTGTTTCTGCACACCTTTTCGTCGTATTCCAAGGTCTCCTTAAGGTTCTTGGAGGAGTGGACGCCAATTTCACTGTCACAGCCAGAGCAACATATGATACTGAATTTGAAGAGTTGTATCTGTTCAAGTGGACAACACTTCTCATCCCACCAACCACTCTTATAATCTTGAATATGGTGGGAGTTGTGGCTGGAGTCTCTGATGCCATTAACAATGGCTATGGTTCGTGGGGTCCTTTGTTTGGGAAGCTATTCTTTGCCTTTTGGGTCATTGTCCACCTATATCCTTTCCTCAAAGGTCTCATGGGAAGGCAAAACAGGACTCCTACTATTGTTGTTCTTTGGTCAATTCTTCTAGCAtcaattttctctttgatttgGGTCAGAATTGATCCTTTCTTGCCCAAGCAAACTGGTCCAGTACTCAAACATTGTGAAGTAGAATGCCAAGGCATTGGAGTTGCACTTGTGTGTGCAATGTTCTTTTTCCCATTCATAAAAGAcagttatcattttttatttcctttttggtGCTCTTGA